One Enterococcus silesiacus genomic window carries:
- a CDS encoding GntR family transcriptional regulator, translated as MNKFHDIFLELEKGILEGDYQPGTLLPSENQLVEQYSVSRETIRKALNLLINAGYIQKKQGKGSIVLNVRKFDLPISGVISYKELQNAQQIHSITRVVELEEEKTSESLARLTGWQKDAAVWRLVRQREIDGEVVIVDIDYLLKEIIQELPEERAADSIYDYFENDLGLAISYAQKEITVEAVTEADQKLMSINEDTHVVVVRSVVSLEDTRCFEYTESRHRLDKFKFVDFARRRKA; from the coding sequence ATGAATAAATTTCATGATATATTTTTAGAACTTGAGAAAGGCATTCTGGAAGGAGATTATCAACCAGGAACATTACTGCCAAGTGAAAATCAATTGGTTGAGCAATACTCTGTTTCAAGAGAAACGATCCGTAAAGCATTGAATTTACTAATCAACGCAGGGTATATCCAAAAAAAGCAAGGTAAAGGATCGATCGTTTTAAATGTCAGAAAATTTGATTTGCCGATTTCTGGAGTAATCAGTTATAAGGAATTACAGAATGCCCAGCAAATACATAGCATAACCAGAGTTGTAGAACTGGAAGAAGAGAAAACCAGTGAATCATTAGCACGTTTGACTGGTTGGCAGAAAGATGCTGCGGTTTGGCGTCTTGTGCGCCAAAGAGAGATCGATGGAGAAGTAGTGATCGTTGATATTGATTACTTACTAAAAGAAATTATTCAAGAGTTGCCTGAAGAGCGGGCAGCTGATTCTATTTATGACTATTTTGAGAACGATTTAGGTTTGGCCATTAGCTATGCACAAAAAGAGATCACCGTCGAAGCGGTAACAGAAGCTGATCAAAAGTTGATGAGCATTAATGAGGATACCCACGTTGTAGTTGTTCGCAGTGTTGTGAGTTTAGAAGATACGCGTTGTTTTGAGTACACGGAATCAAGGCATAGACTGGATAAATTCAAGTTTGTTGATTTTGCTAGAAGAAGAAAAGCATAA
- a CDS encoding mechanosensitive ion channel protein MscL, whose amino-acid sequence MIKEFKEFIMRGNVLDLAVGVVIGSAFTAIVTQIVNGLITPLVSLVFVLTTGEKSADDALGALVFNVKGVAFNIGDVISALITFLITAFVLFLIVKAVNKMKKKPQDGEEEVTGPTTDDLLEQIRDLLAAQNTAKTSGVIKDTTKKIEE is encoded by the coding sequence ATGATTAAAGAATTTAAAGAATTTATTATGCGTGGAAATGTCCTAGATTTAGCTGTTGGGGTCGTTATTGGGTCTGCTTTTACTGCCATTGTTACGCAAATCGTTAACGGATTGATTACGCCGCTCGTTAGTTTAGTTTTCGTATTGACTACTGGAGAAAAAAGTGCCGATGATGCATTAGGAGCACTTGTTTTCAATGTTAAAGGTGTAGCATTCAATATTGGCGATGTGATCAGTGCTCTTATTACATTTTTAATTACCGCCTTTGTTTTATTCCTGATTGTAAAAGCTGTTAACAAGATGAAGAAAAAACCACAAGATGGGGAAGAAGAAGTTACTGGACCGACAACGGATGATTTATTAGAACAAATCCGTGATTTACTAGCAGCACAAAATACTGCGAAAACAAGTGGTGTTATAAAAGATACTACTAAGAAGATTGAAGAATAA
- a CDS encoding glycosyl hydrolase: protein MHYLFLSLTQDTLYVQEKKQQLHVSQQEFSFSDFDVPNTIEHLAVRINEQFPTISGAVLDTIPPEFYIENPHVTPLNAGVENLIKHFSELLNCPILTISEQLAAVDLATAFKEKAEYSTWHLDYFGYTPGKEEYSVESLLTTGNGFMGLRGTIPEMTLTKEHYPATYIAGLYNEEQSEIAGQIVENEDFVNTPNNQYISIKVAGTDEWLSLENAVLHHLHRNLDLKSGLFTSHMIIEDAHQHQVKITAHKIVNMAQMNNYSIKYSVTPLNFSKDITLKIETDGSVYNFNVERYRNLTAKHFHITHLEAEKNKTILEVQTNHSNISIRQSAKIIGDFFEADTIRHSINDKKIEQEILFYAEQNKTYTLEKHVQVQASIAEATWENPAAQATSFDSEFAESKHAWKELWEKADIQVTGDLMSQKLLRIHTYHLLVSASPFSNDQLDVSVTARGLHGEAYRGHIFWDEIFILPFYILHFPDTAKQLLMYRYNRLSKAKENAQESGYDGAMYPWQSGLDGSEDTQKLHLNPLNGEWGEDHSILQRHVSLAIAYNIWMYWNNSGDDQFIKAYGAEMLLEIANFWRSAATFDEKTDRYFIDKVMGPDEFHEAYPNSTESGLKNNAYTNIMVVWLFEELENILSLLNTQEQTALFNKTHTTQENLAKMKDIRKRLALEINEDGIIAQYEGYFALKEVDWEQAKEKYGNIYRMDRILKAEGQSPDDYKVAKQADTLMLFYNLNKEKIDEILAELGYDLPADYLEKNLLYYLDRTSHGSTLSRIVHAQLAEEVAFHDLSWKLYQEALHSDYQDIQGGTTAEGIHTGVMAATIYVTLTTYAGIDIKKNDLTIKPNLPKNWADMTFNIDHKGIHYHLTVSKQSVRICPSQDTTILVKDQPYQVIAHEETTINY from the coding sequence ATGCACTATTTATTCCTCTCACTTACACAAGATACTTTATATGTTCAAGAAAAAAAACAGCAGCTACATGTGTCCCAACAGGAATTTTCATTCTCTGATTTTGATGTTCCAAACACAATTGAACACTTAGCCGTGCGGATCAACGAGCAGTTTCCAACCATCAGTGGTGCCGTTTTAGATACAATCCCACCCGAATTTTATATTGAAAACCCACATGTAACGCCTTTAAATGCAGGTGTCGAAAATCTTATCAAACATTTTTCGGAATTACTGAATTGCCCAATTCTTACAATTTCTGAGCAGCTTGCTGCCGTAGATTTAGCCACAGCATTTAAGGAAAAAGCCGAGTATTCTACTTGGCACTTAGATTATTTCGGATACACACCTGGCAAAGAAGAATATTCCGTTGAGTCATTACTGACAACAGGCAATGGCTTTATGGGATTGCGTGGTACGATACCCGAAATGACTCTTACAAAAGAGCACTATCCTGCCACTTATATTGCTGGTCTTTACAATGAAGAGCAATCAGAGATTGCAGGTCAAATTGTTGAAAACGAAGACTTTGTCAACACGCCGAACAACCAATATATTAGTATCAAAGTTGCTGGAACAGATGAATGGTTGTCGCTTGAAAATGCGGTATTACATCACCTACACCGGAATCTAGATTTAAAAAGCGGCTTATTCACTTCTCATATGATCATTGAAGATGCACACCAGCATCAAGTGAAAATCACCGCGCATAAAATCGTAAACATGGCACAAATGAATAACTATAGTATCAAATATTCAGTCACCCCGTTGAACTTCTCTAAAGATATAACACTCAAGATTGAAACTGACGGCTCTGTCTATAACTTTAATGTTGAAAGATACCGCAACCTAACGGCTAAACACTTTCATATCACACACTTAGAAGCAGAGAAAAATAAAACAATACTAGAAGTGCAAACCAATCATTCAAACATTAGCATCCGTCAGTCAGCCAAAATCATTGGTGATTTTTTTGAAGCCGATACCATCAGACATTCGATAAACGACAAAAAGATCGAACAAGAGATTTTATTTTATGCCGAACAAAACAAGACGTATACGCTTGAAAAGCACGTCCAAGTCCAAGCTTCCATAGCTGAAGCAACTTGGGAAAATCCCGCTGCTCAAGCTACCTCTTTTGATTCAGAATTTGCTGAAAGTAAGCATGCTTGGAAAGAACTATGGGAAAAAGCAGATATTCAAGTGACAGGCGACCTGATGTCTCAAAAATTATTACGGATCCACACCTATCATCTACTTGTTTCAGCGTCTCCATTCAGTAATGATCAGTTGGACGTTTCTGTCACTGCTCGTGGCTTGCATGGTGAGGCCTATCGCGGTCATATTTTCTGGGATGAGATTTTTATCTTACCTTTTTATATTCTACATTTCCCTGATACAGCGAAACAGCTTTTGATGTATCGGTATAATCGCCTAAGTAAAGCAAAAGAGAATGCTCAGGAAAGTGGCTATGACGGTGCTATGTATCCGTGGCAATCTGGCCTTGATGGTAGTGAGGACACCCAAAAACTTCATTTGAATCCACTGAACGGCGAGTGGGGCGAAGATCACAGTATTCTGCAGCGTCACGTGTCACTCGCAATCGCGTACAATATCTGGATGTATTGGAACAACTCTGGCGATGATCAATTCATCAAAGCTTATGGTGCTGAAATGTTGCTGGAAATCGCGAATTTCTGGCGCAGTGCCGCAACTTTCGATGAAAAAACGGACCGCTACTTTATCGACAAAGTCATGGGACCAGATGAATTTCACGAAGCATACCCTAACAGCACAGAAAGTGGTTTGAAAAACAATGCTTATACGAATATCATGGTTGTTTGGTTATTTGAAGAGTTAGAAAATATCCTTTCACTATTAAATACGCAAGAACAGACAGCATTATTTAATAAAACGCACACTACACAAGAAAATCTGGCAAAAATGAAAGATATTCGTAAGCGTCTAGCTCTCGAAATCAATGAAGACGGGATCATTGCCCAATATGAAGGCTATTTTGCCTTAAAAGAAGTCGATTGGGAACAAGCAAAAGAAAAATATGGCAATATTTACCGCATGGACCGGATTTTAAAAGCGGAAGGACAGTCGCCAGATGATTATAAAGTGGCCAAACAAGCAGATACTTTAATGTTGTTTTATAATTTAAACAAAGAAAAGATTGATGAAATTTTAGCAGAGCTTGGCTACGATCTACCTGCCGATTATCTTGAAAAAAATCTTTTGTACTATCTAGATAGAACCTCTCACGGCTCTACACTCTCAAGAATCGTTCATGCTCAGCTAGCTGAAGAGGTTGCTTTTCATGACTTGTCTTGGAAGCTGTATCAAGAGGCTTTACATTCAGATTATCAGGATATCCAGGGCGGAACGACCGCAGAAGGTATCCATACAGGGGTTATGGCGGCAACGATCTATGTTACTCTCACCACTTATGCTGGGATCGATATCAAAAAGAACGACCTTACGATCAAACCTAATTTACCGAAAAATTGGGCTGATATGACTTTTAACATCGATCACAAAGGAATTCACTATCATTTGACCGTTTCAAAACAGTCTGTTCGTATTTGTCCCTCACAAGACACAACGATACTAGTCAAAGATCAACCTTACCAAGTGATTGCCCATGAAGAAACAACCATCAACTACTAA
- a CDS encoding beta-phosphoglucomutase (catalyzes the interconversion of beta-D-glucose 6-phosphate to beta-D-glucose 1-phosphate), translated as MKKGFVFDLDGVITDTAKFHYIAWKNLAKKLGITINETFNETLKGISRMDSLDKILAYGQRENEFTTAEKEALAQKKNDEYVKLLADLSETDLLPGVHDFLVQAKERNIPCSIASASKNAPMILEKLGVLDFFGHIVDPETLKKGKPDPEIFVKAAESINVAPKDAIGFEDAQAGIEGIKAAGMYAVGISATETLKGADFQVTSMTELDIEQLINQ; from the coding sequence ATGAAAAAAGGTTTTGTCTTCGACTTAGATGGCGTTATCACCGATACCGCCAAGTTTCACTATATTGCTTGGAAAAATCTCGCAAAAAAATTAGGGATCACAATCAACGAAACTTTTAATGAAACCCTAAAAGGAATCAGCCGTATGGATTCTTTGGATAAAATTTTAGCTTATGGACAACGGGAAAATGAGTTTACTACAGCCGAAAAAGAAGCATTGGCTCAAAAGAAAAATGATGAATACGTTAAACTTCTAGCAGATCTTTCAGAAACGGACTTATTACCAGGGGTTCACGACTTTTTAGTCCAAGCAAAAGAACGCAACATCCCTTGTTCAATTGCTTCAGCGTCCAAAAACGCGCCAATGATTTTAGAAAAATTAGGTGTTCTTGATTTCTTCGGACATATCGTTGATCCAGAAACATTAAAAAAGGGCAAACCTGATCCAGAAATTTTCGTAAAAGCAGCGGAAAGTATCAATGTTGCCCCTAAAGATGCAATTGGTTTTGAGGATGCTCAAGCAGGGATTGAAGGAATCAAAGCCGCTGGCATGTATGCTGTAGGGATTTCTGCTACAGAAACGTTAAAAGGGGCAGACTTTCAGGTTACTTCCATGACTGAGTTAGATATCGAGCAACTAATCAATCAATAA
- a CDS encoding M16 family metallopeptidase yields MPIALAQGVNLHVVPTEKYKTVRILVRFNTRLDKETITKRTLLSSLMETNSLNYPDQVKLSGKLAELYGASFGINVNKKGNLHWLNLSLNLVNDKYLENSHVLVDAVAFLKEILFYPNIIDGQFEAETFQREKENLKAYYESISEDKQVYSSLALQNLYFSQSEDQKIPSFGTIEDLEKETAASIAAYHQQMIQEDQVDIFVLGDVDEAEMKALFSKLPFYDRAAGIADIFYAQPSRNVIEERSEQEQLAQSKLNLGYHTDVYYGDENYFALQIFNGVFGGYPHSKLFMNVREKENLAYYASSSIDTFRGLLSVQTGIDGKNRNQVLHLIAAELENIRQGNVTDLEIEQTKAMLKNQYLLSLDNAGAVLENEYLNDLIPHLRLKDDEWIRRMEAVTLADVQRVAKLVQLQAIFFLEGEKVDE; encoded by the coding sequence ATGCCGATTGCATTAGCACAAGGGGTCAACTTACATGTTGTTCCAACAGAAAAATACAAGACAGTGCGTATTTTAGTTCGTTTCAATACGCGTTTAGATAAAGAAACGATCACAAAACGGACACTTTTATCCAGTTTGATGGAAACCAATAGTTTGAATTATCCAGATCAGGTGAAGTTGAGCGGAAAATTAGCAGAGCTATACGGAGCTAGTTTTGGAATTAACGTGAATAAAAAAGGCAATTTACATTGGTTGAATCTTTCATTGAACTTAGTCAACGATAAATATTTGGAAAATAGTCATGTTTTGGTAGATGCAGTTGCATTTTTAAAGGAAATTTTATTTTACCCTAATATCATTGACGGGCAATTTGAAGCTGAAACATTCCAACGTGAAAAAGAAAATCTAAAGGCCTATTACGAAAGCATTTCAGAAGATAAACAAGTCTATTCTTCTTTAGCGTTGCAAAATTTGTATTTCAGCCAATCAGAAGATCAAAAAATTCCAAGTTTTGGTACCATTGAAGATTTGGAAAAGGAAACTGCAGCTAGTATTGCAGCGTATCATCAGCAAATGATCCAAGAAGACCAAGTGGATATTTTTGTCTTGGGAGACGTGGATGAGGCTGAGATGAAAGCCTTGTTTAGTAAGTTGCCATTTTACGATCGAGCAGCTGGAATTGCAGATATTTTTTATGCACAGCCGTCTAGAAACGTGATCGAAGAACGTTCAGAACAAGAACAACTGGCACAATCAAAATTAAATTTAGGGTACCATACTGATGTTTATTATGGTGATGAAAACTATTTTGCGTTGCAAATTTTTAATGGTGTATTCGGAGGTTACCCGCATTCTAAATTATTTATGAATGTTCGTGAAAAAGAAAATTTAGCGTACTATGCTTCAAGCAGTATCGATACCTTCCGTGGATTATTAAGTGTTCAGACGGGGATCGACGGCAAGAATCGGAATCAGGTACTTCATTTGATTGCGGCTGAGTTGGAGAATATCCGCCAAGGAAACGTAACGGATTTAGAAATTGAACAAACGAAAGCAATGTTGAAAAATCAATACCTACTTTCTTTAGATAATGCAGGGGCTGTATTGGAAAATGAATATTTAAATGATTTAATTCCTCACCTTCGTTTAAAAGATGACGAGTGGATTCGCCGGATGGAAGCAGTAACGTTAGCCGATGTTCAGCGAGTTGCCAAATTGGTGCAATTACAAGCCATTTTCTTTTTGGAAGGAGAAAAAGTTGATGAATAA
- a CDS encoding cytoplasmic protein has translation MRTYENSEELIAEIKKRYEKYDEEFIDVPEAQKDKRIEEVDKTPSENLSYQLGWVNLILQWEQDEQTGKVVQTPAPGYKWNNLGGLYQSFYEKYGKYSIAEQRKMLRESVNQVCAWLETLSDEELFEAGQRNYATTKAMWPLYKWVHINTVAPFTNFRTKIRKWKKLVLMS, from the coding sequence ATGCGCACATATGAAAATTCAGAAGAGTTGATTGCAGAAATCAAAAAAAGATATGAGAAATACGATGAGGAATTTATCGATGTGCCTGAAGCACAAAAAGACAAGCGAATTGAAGAGGTAGATAAAACCCCTTCCGAAAATTTGTCTTATCAACTTGGCTGGGTAAATTTGATTCTTCAATGGGAGCAAGATGAACAGACAGGAAAAGTAGTCCAAACGCCTGCGCCAGGGTATAAATGGAATAATTTAGGTGGCTTATATCAGTCGTTTTATGAAAAATACGGTAAATACAGTATCGCAGAACAAAGAAAAATGTTGAGAGAGTCTGTCAATCAGGTATGCGCCTGGTTGGAAACATTGTCTGATGAGGAGTTGTTTGAAGCAGGGCAGAGAAATTATGCTACGACCAAAGCGATGTGGCCCTTATACAAATGGGTGCATATCAATACTGTGGCACCGTTTACCAATTTCCGAACTAAAATTCGTAAGTGGAAGAAACTTGTTTTGATGTCATGA
- a CDS encoding radical SAM protein: MDYISAKSILSKSRTNEWFGTDYTMNLYKGCHHGCVYCDSRSECYQIDHFEKVRGKKQAIEILSKELSSKKKKGIVGTGSMSDPYNFFERSQKLTLRSLELFHHFGYGVSIATKSSLVTRDHQLLERIAQHSPVNVSLSVSTMDDELAKKIERAVSLPSQRLEAVRQLATSGIYTGVILMPMLPFLTDDWSTIELVVLKAAEAGAKYVYPFFGMTLRDRQKEHYFTFLAHYFPEILMKYKENYDRNYFCGIQNQAQITSKFYTLCDKLGMDYQMEKIIHNYQAPYVSNQGTLFD; this comes from the coding sequence ATGGACTATATTTCGGCAAAATCTATCTTATCAAAAAGTAGAACAAATGAGTGGTTTGGAACAGATTACACGATGAATCTTTACAAAGGGTGCCATCATGGTTGCGTCTATTGTGATTCAAGAAGTGAGTGTTATCAGATCGATCACTTTGAGAAGGTTCGCGGCAAAAAGCAAGCAATCGAGATTTTAAGTAAAGAGCTGTCTAGCAAAAAGAAAAAAGGGATTGTCGGCACAGGCTCGATGTCAGATCCATATAATTTTTTTGAACGTAGTCAAAAATTGACGTTACGGTCATTGGAATTATTTCATCATTTTGGTTATGGTGTTTCGATTGCAACTAAAAGTAGTTTAGTTACACGTGATCATCAGCTCTTAGAAAGAATTGCGCAACACTCGCCAGTCAATGTCAGCCTATCTGTCAGTACGATGGATGATGAATTAGCAAAAAAAATCGAGCGGGCGGTCAGTCTGCCATCCCAACGCTTAGAAGCTGTCCGGCAATTAGCAACTAGTGGAATTTATACGGGGGTGATCCTGATGCCGATGCTGCCGTTTCTCACCGATGATTGGTCAACAATTGAACTAGTTGTTTTAAAAGCAGCAGAAGCCGGCGCTAAATACGTTTATCCTTTTTTCGGAATGACCTTAAGAGATCGGCAAAAAGAACATTATTTTACATTTTTAGCGCACTATTTTCCAGAGATTTTAATGAAGTATAAAGAAAATTATGATCGTAATTATTTCTGCGGGATTCAGAATCAAGCCCAAATCACGAGTAAATTCTATACACTTTGTGATAAATTAGGAATGGACTATCAGATGGAAAAAATCATACACAATTATCAAGCACCGTATGTTTCAAACCAGGGAACCTTGTTTGACTAA
- a CDS encoding acetyltransferase, which translates to MEYHVKKFTQLTTKEFLEIVKLRIAEFVVEQNCPYQEVDDADEFAWHTWLQDGPDIVGYTRIIDKGETVSFGRVIVNPDYRGKKLGNKLLEETLKVIEEHYPNRPIIIGAQAHLTEFYGAFGFEAISDVYLEDDIPHIDMRRDEIKSWHA; encoded by the coding sequence ATGGAATATCATGTAAAAAAATTTACGCAGTTGACGACTAAAGAATTTTTAGAAATTGTCAAGCTTAGAATTGCTGAGTTTGTGGTTGAACAAAACTGTCCCTATCAAGAGGTAGATGACGCCGACGAATTTGCTTGGCATACTTGGCTGCAGGATGGGCCAGATATTGTCGGTTATACTCGAATCATCGATAAAGGAGAGACAGTGAGCTTTGGCAGAGTAATCGTAAATCCAGATTATCGTGGAAAAAAATTAGGAAATAAGCTTTTAGAAGAAACATTGAAAGTAATCGAGGAGCATTATCCAAACCGACCAATCATCATTGGTGCCCAAGCTCACCTGACAGAGTTTTACGGGGCTTTTGGGTTTGAAGCGATTTCTGATGTATATTTAGAAGACGATATTCCTCATATTGATATGAGAAGAGACGAAATAAAAAGTTGGCACGCATGA
- a CDS encoding DeoR family transcriptional regulator has product MNQKERIAKILELLQEKEKLDAAELADYFQISKDSIRRDILLIVNDGLAERYRGGIALPIIKTKIEDYSKRLVVNSQEKIRIARKAVKEIADNQTIWLDVSTTVQFIAKELTQEDVLIVTNSIDNAISATEVNNKQEVYLLGGYFNSNSHLLIGTSVIAQLASFYFDLAFIGASGISDAGLFYSELEDIELKHTIIKNAKRTCVVLDSSKVRNTTNFKLDFVKIDLLITDKPLPDPITRQLQKNEVNIILVEGGKK; this is encoded by the coding sequence ATGAATCAAAAAGAACGAATCGCAAAAATTTTAGAGTTACTACAAGAGAAGGAAAAGCTGGATGCAGCCGAATTAGCCGATTATTTCCAAATATCTAAAGACAGTATTCGTCGAGATATCTTATTGATCGTTAATGACGGTTTGGCTGAAAGATATCGCGGAGGAATTGCACTGCCGATCATTAAGACAAAAATCGAAGATTACTCCAAACGATTAGTTGTAAACAGTCAAGAAAAAATTCGAATTGCGCGTAAAGCAGTCAAAGAAATAGCAGATAATCAAACCATTTGGCTAGATGTTTCTACTACTGTTCAATTTATCGCAAAAGAACTTACGCAAGAAGATGTCCTGATTGTCACCAACTCGATCGACAATGCGATATCAGCGACAGAAGTCAATAATAAACAGGAAGTCTATCTGTTAGGAGGATACTTCAATTCTAACTCGCACTTACTGATAGGGACATCAGTGATCGCTCAACTAGCTAGTTTTTATTTTGACCTCGCATTTATTGGTGCATCAGGCATCAGTGATGCTGGATTGTTTTACTCTGAATTAGAAGACATCGAATTAAAGCACACCATTATCAAAAATGCGAAAAGAACCTGCGTTGTACTTGACAGCTCTAAAGTGAGAAACACGACCAATTTTAAACTGGATTTTGTAAAAATCGATCTATTGATCACAGATAAGCCATTGCCAGATCCAATCACCAGACAATTGCAAAAAAATGAAGTCAACATTATTCTTGTAGAAGGTGGAAAAAAATGA
- a CDS encoding N-acetylglucosamine-6-phosphate deacetylase, producing MKTLIQNITISKEDGLELVDILIENESISEIEPAGANTISNEGINHRIDGQNQLLIPGMIDVHIHGANNFDMMDGTTKSIQEVSKKCLETGCTGFLVTSVTSSLEALLTMIDRTKEVVGREIGAKILGIHLEGPYLNVKRKGMQDPNYLRNPDLKEMELIFERAGDLIKMVTIAPELPGSLELITYLKQKNVVVAIAHSDATYEEAQEAFQQGATHITHCFNAMPPIHHRAPGLVTAALENDSVSVQAIVDGIHLHPGIVRLLHKIKGADGMVLITDALQAMGVGDGAYEFGGHQVTVENGVARLKDGTLASSTVTMNEALKLSVEMGIPLDDAIKMGATTPADILGEKKIGKIAVGYDADLILLDEDFKVVKKVLKGLVK from the coding sequence ATGAAAACACTTATTCAAAACATAACGATAAGTAAAGAGGATGGCCTAGAATTAGTCGATATCTTGATAGAAAATGAAAGTATTTCAGAGATAGAACCAGCAGGGGCTAACACTATTTCTAACGAAGGCATAAATCATCGCATCGATGGTCAAAATCAATTACTGATCCCCGGAATGATCGATGTCCACATTCACGGAGCCAATAATTTTGATATGATGGATGGCACGACAAAAAGTATTCAAGAAGTGTCGAAAAAATGTTTGGAAACTGGTTGTACTGGTTTTTTGGTAACGTCAGTCACTTCTTCGTTAGAAGCATTATTGACGATGATCGACCGAACCAAAGAAGTTGTTGGGCGTGAAATAGGAGCAAAAATTTTAGGTATCCATTTAGAAGGACCTTATCTAAACGTTAAACGAAAAGGCATGCAGGACCCGAATTATCTAAGAAACCCAGACTTAAAAGAAATGGAACTGATTTTTGAACGAGCAGGTGATTTGATCAAAATGGTTACCATAGCACCAGAATTACCAGGCAGCTTGGAATTGATCACTTATTTAAAACAAAAAAACGTTGTCGTTGCCATTGCCCATTCTGATGCAACTTATGAAGAAGCGCAAGAAGCGTTTCAACAGGGTGCGACACACATTACGCACTGCTTTAACGCAATGCCACCGATCCATCACCGCGCACCAGGTTTGGTTACCGCAGCTCTTGAAAATGATAGCGTAAGTGTTCAAGCAATCGTTGATGGGATCCATTTACATCCGGGAATCGTCCGCCTGCTACACAAAATAAAAGGAGCAGATGGGATGGTGTTGATCACAGACGCTTTACAAGCTATGGGCGTGGGAGATGGTGCTTACGAATTTGGCGGACATCAGGTCACTGTAGAAAATGGTGTGGCGCGCTTAAAAGATGGCACCTTAGCATCTAGCACCGTGACGATGAATGAGGCGCTTAAACTAAGTGTGGAAATGGGCATTCCGTTAGACGATGCAATTAAAATGGGGGCAACTACGCCAGCCGATATACTAGGAGAAAAGAAAATTGGTAAGATTGCTGTGGGATATGACGCTGACTTGATTCTTTTGGATGAAGACTTTAAAGTAGTCAAAAAAGTCTTAAAAGGACTAGTCAAATAA